A section of the Gemmatimonadaceae bacterium genome encodes:
- a CDS encoding Dabb family protein: protein MTHIPLSFTHRLMKHAKTLIALAFALLATVLPARSVAAQAANAPTLMHVVSFKFKASATKPQIDSVVAAFGALRTKIPTIREFSWGTNVSPEKLNKGFTHAFVLRFGSDADRDGYLVHPDHVAFGRLLSPILDDVFVIDYWTR, encoded by the coding sequence GTGACGCACATTCCGCTCTCCTTCACCCACCGGCTCATGAAGCACGCCAAGACGCTCATCGCCCTCGCATTCGCCCTGCTGGCGACGGTCCTTCCCGCCAGGTCCGTCGCGGCGCAGGCGGCGAATGCTCCCACGCTGATGCATGTGGTCTCGTTCAAGTTCAAGGCGTCGGCCACCAAGCCGCAGATCGACTCCGTCGTCGCGGCGTTCGGGGCGCTGCGAACGAAGATCCCCACGATCCGCGAGTTCTCGTGGGGCACGAACGTCAGTCCCGAGAAGCTCAACAAGGGCTTCACGCACGCGTTCGTGCTCCGCTTCGGCAGCGACGCGGATCGTGACGGGTACCTCGTGCATCCGGATCACGTGGCGTTCGGCAGGCTGCTGTCGCCGATCCTCGACGACGTGTTCGTGATCGACTACTGGACGCGGTGA
- a CDS encoding alpha/beta hydrolase — MVRGVELHYIERGNGVPLVLLHGGQGDYRAWGPHMEALAPHFRVISYSRRYHYPNHNPIAADHNALVDAEDLAALITELRLGPVHLVGTSYGAFTALALAMAHPTMVRSLVLAEAPILGWATHDSVASGLYRDFLAATHVPAARAFAAGDDEGAIRAFLDAFDGPGTFAALPPERRVSIMQNADYFKAITRATDPYPDVAKDAVARVRVPALVVRGAQTHALDIYVADELARVLPHAQTVVIPNAGHGSPRQQPKAFLEAVFAFLHIDGATK; from the coding sequence ATGGTGCGGGGCGTCGAGCTCCACTACATCGAGCGCGGAAACGGGGTCCCGTTGGTGTTGCTGCACGGCGGCCAGGGTGACTATCGCGCGTGGGGCCCGCATATGGAGGCGCTGGCGCCGCACTTCCGCGTGATCTCGTACAGTCGCCGCTATCACTATCCGAACCACAACCCGATCGCGGCCGACCACAACGCGCTCGTCGATGCCGAGGACCTGGCCGCGCTGATCACGGAACTGCGCCTCGGCCCCGTGCACCTGGTCGGCACGTCGTATGGGGCCTTCACTGCCCTGGCCCTCGCGATGGCGCACCCGACCATGGTCAGGTCGCTCGTACTGGCCGAGGCCCCCATCCTGGGCTGGGCGACGCACGATTCAGTGGCGTCGGGCCTGTATCGCGACTTCCTGGCCGCGACGCACGTACCTGCCGCCCGCGCATTCGCTGCCGGCGATGACGAGGGTGCCATTCGTGCATTCCTCGACGCGTTCGACGGCCCAGGCACCTTCGCCGCTCTGCCGCCGGAACGGCGGGTCTCGATCATGCAGAACGCCGACTACTTCAAGGCCATCACGCGCGCGACCGACCCGTACCCGGATGTCGCGAAAGACGCTGTGGCCAGGGTGAGGGTCCCGGCACTCGTGGTGCGTGGCGCGCAGACGCACGCGCTGGACATCTACGTCGCCGACGAACTGGCCCGGGTGCTGCCGCACGCGCAGACCGTCGTCATCCCGAATGCCGGTCACGGATCGCCGCGCCAGCAACCGAAGGCGTTTCTCGAGGCCGTGTTCGCGTTCCTGCACATCGACGGTGCCACGAAGTGA
- a CDS encoding DUF433 domain-containing protein, translated as MNWQPYITTTADIAGGKPLVQGTRLTVEFILGLFAAGWTSAQVLENYPSLSADALRAVFAYSAEILHDEALYSLRFDAA; from the coding sequence ATGAATTGGCAGCCCTATATCACGACCACGGCCGACATTGCCGGCGGCAAGCCGCTCGTGCAGGGCACGCGGCTGACCGTGGAGTTCATCCTCGGTCTCTTTGCCGCGGGTTGGACATCGGCGCAGGTGTTGGAGAATTACCCGTCCCTCAGCGCTGACGCGCTGCGCGCCGTCTTTGCCTATTCCGCCGAAATCCTGCATGACGAGGCGTTGTACTCGCTGCGGTTCGACGCGGCGTGA
- a CDS encoding beta-N-acetylhexosaminidase, producing the protein MIAFRHRGRTRTALARLAAFLIALAGALPAQPAPRGADALLPRASQAEPARGQPPFVLPPSVALVVPSNAPTLRALAAQFAARLRTKSGVAVRVTASPPQARDARYITLDTGLVHRTAEAYELAVDSQRVLVRGAGVAGARWGLETLLQLLESAERRGRWQVAATRITDAPAFPWRGSMIDAGRHFFPVRDIERHIDLLARYKMNVLHWHLTEDQGWRIEIKRYPNLTRIGAWRREADGSRSGGYYTQAQIRHVVRYATARGITVVPEIEIPGHSSAAIASYPSLGCTNDTIQVPHTWGVFADVYCVGKPETFTFLFNVLDEVIALFPSPYIHIGGDEAPKERWKACAACQAVMQREGLANEEELQSWFLRRIADHVAKRGRRIIGWDEVLDGSYVPGGVVQSWRDTAFTRAAVTRGFDVIASPSDFTYLNRSAGELTLRDVYAFNPVPAGLRDEQRARILGGEAPLWSEHITSGANVELMALPRLLAFAELLWSGPGGDQAAFAQRVATVHAPSLSRAGYAIGPDASPLVSMRITYDTVSGRAQLRLPVLADGLVMRASTNGSPPSARSPVLRDGALLRPTGLTRLQAFLGSSPVREERRVQGVQHRAVGASVRSVPAADARYPGTGGRSLTDGLLGSTEHADGIWQGWEKPEVSFEVALPEPVRGATLDARFLQNVRSWILLPREVTVSWSADGSTWSEPVVLTHQVPVAREGAFTRAFVAQAPSAMDARHLRVVARGATLPAEHPGAGGAAWVFVDELVVRAGAGRRAQRASR; encoded by the coding sequence ATGATCGCGTTCCGCCACCGTGGGAGGACACGAACGGCACTCGCCCGCCTTGCCGCATTCCTGATCGCGCTGGCCGGCGCGCTCCCCGCACAACCGGCGCCACGCGGCGCTGACGCGCTTCTGCCGCGCGCATCTCAGGCGGAGCCAGCCCGCGGTCAACCGCCCTTCGTCCTGCCGCCGTCCGTGGCCCTCGTCGTGCCATCCAACGCGCCGACACTGCGCGCGCTGGCTGCGCAATTCGCGGCCCGACTCCGGACCAAGTCAGGCGTCGCGGTACGCGTCACCGCCAGCCCGCCGCAAGCCCGCGATGCACGCTACATCACGCTGGACACGGGCCTCGTCCACCGAACCGCCGAGGCGTACGAGCTGGCCGTGGACAGCCAGCGGGTGCTGGTCCGCGGTGCCGGTGTGGCCGGCGCACGATGGGGGTTGGAGACGCTGTTGCAACTCCTCGAATCCGCTGAACGCCGCGGTCGGTGGCAGGTCGCCGCCACCCGCATCACCGACGCCCCCGCCTTCCCCTGGCGTGGCTCCATGATCGACGCCGGCCGCCACTTCTTCCCCGTGCGCGACATCGAGCGACACATCGACCTGCTCGCGCGCTACAAGATGAACGTCCTCCACTGGCACCTGACCGAGGACCAGGGGTGGCGCATCGAGATCAAGCGCTACCCCAACCTGACCCGCATCGGCGCATGGCGGCGCGAAGCCGATGGCTCGCGCTCCGGCGGGTACTACACCCAGGCGCAGATCCGGCATGTGGTGCGCTATGCGACTGCGCGCGGCATCACCGTCGTGCCGGAGATCGAGATCCCGGGCCACTCCTCGGCAGCCATCGCCTCCTACCCCTCGCTGGGCTGCACCAACGACACCATCCAGGTGCCGCATACCTGGGGCGTGTTCGCCGACGTGTACTGCGTGGGCAAGCCGGAGACCTTCACCTTCCTCTTCAACGTGCTGGACGAGGTGATCGCGCTCTTCCCCTCCCCGTACATCCACATCGGTGGCGACGAGGCACCCAAGGAGCGCTGGAAGGCCTGTGCCGCCTGCCAGGCGGTGATGCAGCGCGAAGGACTGGCCAACGAAGAGGAGCTGCAGAGCTGGTTCCTGCGCCGCATCGCAGACCACGTGGCGAAACGCGGCCGTCGCATCATCGGATGGGACGAGGTGCTCGATGGGAGCTACGTGCCTGGCGGCGTGGTGCAGTCGTGGCGCGACACCGCCTTCACGCGCGCCGCGGTCACGCGCGGCTTCGACGTGATCGCCTCCCCCAGCGACTTCACCTACCTCAATCGCTCGGCGGGCGAGCTGACGCTGCGGGATGTGTACGCCTTCAACCCCGTGCCCGCCGGCCTGCGCGACGAGCAGCGGGCACGCATCCTCGGCGGCGAGGCACCGTTGTGGAGCGAGCACATCACCAGCGGTGCAAACGTGGAGCTGATGGCGCTGCCGCGGCTCCTCGCGTTCGCCGAGTTGCTGTGGAGTGGTCCGGGGGGTGACCAGGCGGCCTTCGCGCAGCGAGTGGCCACAGTGCACGCGCCGTCGCTGTCGCGGGCCGGGTACGCCATCGGTCCCGATGCCTCGCCGCTGGTGTCGATGCGGATCACGTATGACACCGTGAGCGGACGGGCGCAGCTGCGCCTTCCCGTGCTGGCGGACGGCCTCGTGATGCGCGCCTCCACCAATGGCTCGCCGCCATCGGCGCGGTCACCGGTGCTGCGTGACGGCGCGCTGCTGCGCCCGACGGGGCTCACGCGACTGCAGGCGTTCCTGGGCAGCTCACCGGTGCGCGAGGAGCGGCGCGTGCAGGGGGTGCAGCATCGCGCAGTCGGGGCCAGTGTGCGCAGCGTGCCGGCGGCTGATGCGCGGTATCCCGGCACCGGCGGCCGCAGCCTCACGGACGGCCTGCTGGGCAGCACCGAGCACGCGGATGGCATCTGGCAGGGGTGGGAGAAGCCCGAGGTCTCGTTCGAGGTGGCGTTGCCTGAGCCGGTGCGTGGGGCGACGCTGGATGCGCGGTTCCTGCAGAACGTGCGCAGCTGGATCCTGCTGCCGCGCGAGGTGACGGTGTCGTGGTCGGCGGATGGCAGCACATGGAGTGAGCCGGTGGTGCTCACGCATCAGGTGCCGGTGGCGCGGGAGGGGGCGTTCACGCGGGCGTTCGTGGCGCAGGCGCCGAGTGCGATGGATGCCCGGCATCTCCGGGTGGTGGCGCGTGGCGCGACACTGCCGGCGGAGCATCCCGGTGCGGGCGGGGCGGCGTGGGTGTTCGTTGATGAGCTGGTGGTGCGCGCGGGGGCGGGTAGGCGGGCACAACGGGCGTCGCGGTGA
- a CDS encoding nuclear transport factor 2 family protein → MTTPHDTTPISVVREYVAAFNAKDLDAMMRIVASDVVWMSVSGDSLTDKGRGIDAFRQMIAGYFRAVPSSFGDSGLIERIR, encoded by the coding sequence GTGACCACCCCGCACGACACCACGCCGATCTCGGTGGTACGTGAGTACGTGGCAGCGTTCAATGCCAAAGATCTGGACGCCATGATGAGGATCGTCGCGAGCGATGTGGTGTGGATGAGCGTGTCTGGCGACTCGCTGACCGACAAGGGGCGCGGCATCGACGCGTTTAGGCAAATGATCGCAGGATATTTTCGTGCGGTGCCGTCGAGTTTCGGTGACAGTGGACTCATTGAGCGAATACGATGA
- a CDS encoding TIGR02391 family protein, with the protein MIEVRIFASRYEIQRAIAKLERRIEELEQLDIRSAILGHSGADDVVISNIRETIREVFGQASPEFEEHKHIRLWAGPMYINMNDYEIITSTDRGRTSVNGVLNGLINRLREKAEDIGDGPPTPSSYFSKLNLHPRISDVASDLFVDGYHSEAVFAASKALINYVKDRSGRHDLDGTGLVRTVFSKNAPILSFNALADQTDADEQEGMMHLFEGAVMAIRNPGGHSFPEGSEQRALEYISLLSLLAYRVQESKRVAKS; encoded by the coding sequence ATGATCGAGGTGCGAATCTTCGCCTCACGTTACGAGATTCAGCGAGCAATCGCCAAGCTTGAACGACGAATTGAGGAACTCGAGCAGCTCGACATACGGTCCGCGATACTCGGACACAGTGGAGCGGACGATGTCGTTATCAGCAACATTCGAGAGACGATCCGCGAAGTCTTTGGCCAGGCTTCTCCAGAGTTCGAAGAGCACAAGCATATTCGTCTCTGGGCTGGACCGATGTACATCAACATGAACGACTACGAAATCATTACGTCGACCGATCGTGGACGCACCTCAGTAAACGGCGTGCTCAATGGCTTGATCAATCGGCTTCGTGAGAAAGCTGAAGATATAGGCGATGGCCCGCCAACGCCGTCGAGCTACTTCTCGAAACTCAACCTGCATCCGCGAATATCAGATGTTGCGAGCGATCTCTTTGTGGACGGCTATCATTCGGAAGCCGTGTTCGCAGCATCGAAGGCCCTCATTAACTACGTGAAGGACCGGTCTGGAAGACATGACCTTGATGGCACTGGTCTTGTCAGAACTGTATTCTCAAAGAATGCACCAATCCTCTCATTCAACGCACTTGCGGATCAAACCGACGCTGATGAACAGGAGGGCATGATGCATCTCTTCGAAGGCGCCGTTATGGCAATTCGAAATCCGGGCGGCCACTCGTTTCCGGAAGGCTCTGAGCAGCGAGCACTGGAGTACATCTCTCTACTCAGCCTGTTGGCGTATCGAGTACAGGAATCGAAGCGAGTGGCAAAATCGTAG